In Microcoleus sp. bin38.metabat.b11b12b14.051, a single genomic region encodes these proteins:
- the upp gene encoding uracil phosphoribosyltransferase, with product MTAEVTVIDHPLIQHKLTLMRQTQTSTAKFRQLLKEIGMLLAYEVTRDLPLKYELIETPIAQMNAPMLAASKKMVVVSIMRAGQGLLDAILELIPSARVGHIGLYRDPTTHMAIEYYFKVPLDIEQRDVLIVDPMLATGNSAVAAVDRLKELHPQSIKFLCLLAAPEGIEYFHQQHPDVQIYTAAVDECLDERGYIVPGLGDAGDRLYGTL from the coding sequence ATGACGGCTGAAGTTACTGTCATCGACCATCCTTTGATACAGCATAAGTTAACTCTCATGCGGCAAACTCAAACGAGTACGGCGAAGTTCCGGCAGTTGCTTAAAGAAATTGGGATGCTGCTAGCCTATGAGGTGACGCGAGATTTGCCGCTGAAGTACGAATTAATAGAAACGCCGATCGCCCAAATGAATGCACCGATGCTGGCTGCGTCTAAAAAAATGGTCGTAGTTTCGATTATGCGCGCCGGTCAGGGACTTTTAGATGCTATTTTAGAACTGATTCCGTCGGCGAGGGTGGGACATATTGGTTTGTACCGCGATCCGACTACTCACATGGCGATCGAATATTATTTCAAGGTTCCGCTGGATATCGAACAGCGAGATGTTTTAATTGTCGATCCGATGCTGGCGACTGGTAATTCGGCTGTGGCGGCAGTCGATCGGCTTAAAGAACTTCATCCCCAGTCTATTAAGTTTTTGTGCTTGCTGGCGGCGCCGGAGGGAATTGAGTATTTTCACCAGCAGCACCCTGACGTGCAGATTTACACGGCGGCGGTGGACGAATGTTTGGACGAGCGCGGTTATATTGTACCGGGACTGGGCGATGCGGGCGATCGGCTTTACGGCACTCTTTGA